Within the Terriglobales bacterium genome, the region AGTTCCAGGTGCTGGCAGATAGCCGGGGCCGCGTGGTCAGCCTGGGCGAACGCGAGTGCTCCATCCAGCGCCGCCATCAAAAGCTGCTGGAGGAATCCCCTTCCGTCATGGTGAACCCCGAGCTGCGGCTGGAGGTGAGTGAGAAGCTATGTGCAGCACTCTCCGCCATCGGGTACCGCAACGCGGGTACCGTGGAATTCCTCATGGACGAGGACCGCAAGCTCTACTTCATCGAGATGAACACTCGCATCCAGGTGGAGCACCCGGTGACGGAAATGGTCACCGGATTTGACCTCGTCAAGAGCCAGATCCTGCTGGCTGCCGGCGAGACTATGGAGAACGTTCTGCACGGAGACATCGAGCAACGCGGCCACGCCCTCGAGTGCCGCATCAATGCCGAAGACCCGGATACGTTTCGGCCTTCGGCGGGAAAGATCACCGCCTTCCATACCCCCGGCGGAACCGGCGTGCGCGTCGATACCGCTGCCTATGCTGAGGCGGTCATCCCTCCCTACTATGACTCCCTCATCGCCAAGCTGATCACCCACGGCAAGGATAGGCAGGAAGCCGTTTCCCGCATGACCCGGGCCTTGGAGATGTTCATTGTCGAGGGCATCCGCACCACCATCCCTCTGCATCGCAGAATCGTGGCCAACCCCGATTTCCTGGCCGGCCGCTTCGACACCACGTTCATGGAACGATTGAATCATCCCCAGGGGACCAAGAAAAAGGGCCTTTGAGAGGCCATTCTCCCATGGCAACCACTGCCAGCTTCGCGCCCCAGGCACGCAACACGGTCCTCCCCCGGCTGTACGCCATCCTGGATGTCCCGTCCCTCGATGCGGCCGGTCTGTCCTTGCCTGGCTTTGCCTCGTCTTTGCTCGCAGGGGGTGTATCCCTCCTGCAGTACCGGAACAAGCAGGGAGAATCACATCGAATGCTGCAGGATGCCCGCCAGCTACGCGAACTTTGCCACGGCCGGGCAAAGTTGATCATGAACGACCGCGCCGATTTCTGCCTGGCCGCTGGGTTCGATGGCGTGCACCTGGGCCGGGATGACCTGAATCCGTGGTCGGCTCGGACCCTCTTGGGCAAGGATGCTCTGCTGGGCGTGTCGGCGCATGATGCGCGGCAGGTCGAGCACGCCGACCAGGGCCCGGCGGACTACATCGCCATCGGCCCCGTGTTTGCCACTTCGAGCAAGCGGAATCCGGATCCGACCGTCGGCTTGGCGGGGGTTCGTGCCGCCCGCAACTGTACTCAGAAGCCGCTGGTGGCTATCGGGGGCGTCACCCGGTCGAATTGCCGGGCGGTGCTGGAGGCGGGCGCAGACGCCGTGGCGGTAATCTCCGATCTTATTGTCGAACCGGCACGGTCGGTGGAAGAATTCCAGCGGCTTCTCGGATAGGGGAGCTGTTTTTCCGGGCCTGCGACCTTGCATCCCGGCCTGAAAGGAGCAGCTTGACGACCAACGCGCAGGCGCCAACCGCGGTGGCTGCAACTCCTGAGAACCAGGAACTGGTCAAAGGGATCGGCCTCACCACGGCCACAACGCTGGTGATGGGTTCCATGATCGGTTCCGGCATCTTCATCGTCTCGGCCGACATCGCCCGCCTGGTGGATTCCCCCGCCCTTCTCATCGGCGCCTGGCTGGTCACTGCCTTCATGACCGTCACCGGGGCCTTGGCATACGGCGAGCTGGCCGCCATGATGCCCCGCGCCGGCGGCCAGTACGTCTTCCTGCGCGAATCGCTCGGACCGCTGTGGGGTTTCCTCTACGGCTGGACCCTCTTCCTGGTCATCCAGACCGGCACCATCGCCGCCGTAGGCGTGGCCTTCGGCAAGTTCCTCGGCGTGTTCTTCCCCTCCATCTCTTCCACCAACTGGATCTGGCACATCGCGCACATCGGCAAGTGGGAGATCGGCCCCATGGTCCTGGGCAACATGGATATCGGCCTCAACACCCAGAACCTCATCGCCATCCTCAGCATCGCCGTGCTCACCGGGATCAATGTGCTGGGCCTGAAGGAAGGCGCTTTCGTCCAGAACGTCTTCACTGTGGCCAAGACGGCGGCGCTGGTCGGCCTCATCGTCGTCGGCATTTTCGTGGGCCGCAACGCCGAGGCCATCGCCGCCAACTTCGCCGACTTCTGGCGCAACGCCTCCCTCAGTTCACTGCATCCGGTGCAAGTCGGGGTTGGCGGTCCCATGGCAATGGTAGGCGTGTTCACCATCCTCGCCGTGGCCCAGGTCGGATCGCTATTCTCGTCCGACGCCTGGAACAACGTCACCTTCACCGCCGCCGAGGTCCGGAATCCACGCCGCAACCTCCCGCTGGCTCTGGCTCTCGGCACCGGGACCGTGTGCCTGCTCTACGTTCTGGCCAATTTCGCCTACCTCTCGGTGCTGCCGCTGGACGGCGATCCTAACGGCGCCACCGCTCTCGCCCGCGGAATCAAGTACGCCGCGGAAGATCGTGTGGCCACCGCCGCCATGCTGCATATGTTCGGCACGTTGGGCGCCGCGCTCATGGCCATAGCCATCCTCATCTCGACCTTCGGCTGCAACAACGGACTCATCCTGGCCGGTGCGCGCGTCTACTATGCGATGGCCAAGGACGGCCTGTTCTTCCGCTCCGTGGGCTCCGTTCACCCTCGTTTCCACACTCCCGTGGTGTCGCTGGTGGTGCAATGTCTCTGGACCTCGGTGCTCTGCCTCTCCGGTACGTACGGCCA harbors:
- the accC gene encoding acetyl-CoA carboxylase biotin carboxylase subunit, giving the protein MFKKVLIANRGEIALRVICACKELGIRTVAIYSEADRNSLPVRFADEAICIGPARSSESYLHIPAVISAAEIANVEAIHPGYGFLSENANFAEVCESSHIRFIGPPPEIIRLMGEKERARVAMKKAGVPILPGSEGVVQSDGEALEWAREVGYPVIVKASAGGGGRGMRVIRDADVLPALFAQAQAEAAAAFGNGDLYLEKFIERPRHIEFQVLADSRGRVVSLGERECSIQRRHQKLLEESPSVMVNPELRLEVSEKLCAALSAIGYRNAGTVEFLMDEDRKLYFIEMNTRIQVEHPVTEMVTGFDLVKSQILLAAGETMENVLHGDIEQRGHALECRINAEDPDTFRPSAGKITAFHTPGGTGVRVDTAAYAEAVIPPYYDSLIAKLITHGKDRQEAVSRMTRALEMFIVEGIRTTIPLHRRIVANPDFLAGRFDTTFMERLNHPQGTKKKGL
- the thiE gene encoding thiamine phosphate synthase gives rise to the protein MATTASFAPQARNTVLPRLYAILDVPSLDAAGLSLPGFASSLLAGGVSLLQYRNKQGESHRMLQDARQLRELCHGRAKLIMNDRADFCLAAGFDGVHLGRDDLNPWSARTLLGKDALLGVSAHDARQVEHADQGPADYIAIGPVFATSSKRNPDPTVGLAGVRAARNCTQKPLVAIGGVTRSNCRAVLEAGADAVAVISDLIVEPARSVEEFQRLLG
- a CDS encoding amino acid permease, whose protein sequence is MAATPENQELVKGIGLTTATTLVMGSMIGSGIFIVSADIARLVDSPALLIGAWLVTAFMTVTGALAYGELAAMMPRAGGQYVFLRESLGPLWGFLYGWTLFLVIQTGTIAAVGVAFGKFLGVFFPSISSTNWIWHIAHIGKWEIGPMVLGNMDIGLNTQNLIAILSIAVLTGINVLGLKEGAFVQNVFTVAKTAALVGLIVVGIFVGRNAEAIAANFADFWRNASLSSLHPVQVGVGGPMAMVGVFTILAVAQVGSLFSSDAWNNVTFTAAEVRNPRRNLPLALALGTGTVCLLYVLANFAYLSVLPLDGDPNGATALARGIKYAAEDRVATAAMLHMFGTLGAALMAIAILISTFGCNNGLILAGARVYYAMAKDGLFFRSVGSVHPRFHTPVVSLVVQCLWTSVLCLSGTYGQLLDYIVFAVLVFYILTIAGLFVLRVKRPDAERPYRAFGYPVLPGLYILVALFIDVVLLRYKPQYTWPGLIIVLLGVPVYFLWSRSSARGTEVRT